In the Ostrinia nubilalis chromosome 7, ilOstNubi1.1, whole genome shotgun sequence genome, one interval contains:
- the LOC135073409 gene encoding V-type proton ATPase 16 kDa proteolipid subunit c: MAENPIYGPFFGVMGAASAIIFSALGAAYGTAKSGTGIAAMSVMRPELIMKSIIPVVMAGIIAIYGLVVAVLIAGSLDGPANYPLYRGFIHLGAGLAVGFSGLAAGFAIGIVGDAGVRGTAQQPRLFVGMILILIFAEVLGLYGLIVAIYLYTKQ; this comes from the exons ATGGCCGAAAACCCAATCTACGGACCCTTCTTCGGAGTTATGGGAGCAGCGTCAGCTATCATCTTTAGCG CGCTGGGAGCCGCATATGGTACCGCCAAGTCAGGCACGGGTATCGCGGCGATGTCGGTCATGCGGCCCGAGCTGATCATGAAGTCGATCATTCCTGTGGTCATGGCGGGTATCATCGCCATCTATGGGCTGGTCGTGGCTGTCCTGATCGCTGGTTCCCTGGACGGGCCAGCCAACTACCCCCTGTACAG AGGGTTCATCCACTTGGGAGCGGGTCTCGCCGTAGGTTTCTCGGGTCTGGCCGCCGGATTCGCCATAGGCATCGTGGGTGATGCCGGCGTCCGTGGAACTGCACAACAGCCAAGGTTATTCGTCGGAATGATCCTGATCCTCATCTTCGCCGAGGTGTTGGGTCTGTACGGGCTCATCGTCGCCATCTACCTGTACACGAAGCAGTAA
- the LOC135073410 gene encoding tumor suppressor candidate 3 → MKFKALLCLVVILTYNQGEAQSRAKGLEEKLQQLADMTAKRSIIPLNFNKFKEYVKSPPRDYSFIVMFTAMAPARRCTICQHVYDEYMIVANSFRFSQSYNNKLFFGMVDFDEGSDVFQMLRLNTAPVIMHFPAKGKPKPADSMDFERAGIHAEAIAKWIQDRTDVQVRIFRPPNYSGAVAFATLFILVAGFLYLRRNNLEFLYNKQMWAVAAVFFCFAMVSGQMWNQIRGPPFFHRTKNGPVYINGGSHGQFVLESYIVAILNGAVVVGMILMIEAAGGVKNEPARAPAEGKRRRFQSVVGLVLVCVFFSLLLSVFRAKTQGYPYSFLFK, encoded by the exons ATGAAATTCAAAGCATTACTATGTTTAGTAGTAATCCTGACTTATAACCAAGGTGAAGCGCAGAGTCGGGCTAAAGGG CTTGAGGAGAAGCTGCAGCAGCTGGCTGATATGACAGCGAAGCGGTCGATCATCCCGCTGAATTTCAATAAGTTCAAAGAGTATGTGAAGTCGCCTCCGAGGGATTATTCTTTCATTGTGATGTTCACGGCCATGGCCCCAGCTCGCCGCTGTACGATCTGCCAACATGTCTACGACGAGTACATGATCGTGGCTAACTCCTTCAGGTTCTCTCAGTCGTACAACAACAAGCTATTCTTTGGTATGGTTGATTTTGATGAAGGTTCGGATGTTTTCCAAATG CTCCGCCTGAACACAGCCCCAGTGATCATGCACTTCCCCGCTAAAGGCAAGCCCAAACCAGCAGACTCCATGGACTTTGAGCGTGCTGGTATCCATGCTGAAGCTATTGCCAAGTGGATACAAGACAGAACTGATGTGCAG GTCAGAATATTCCGTCCACCCAACTACTCAGGAGCAGTAGCCTTTGCGACACTCTTCATTCTGGTCGCTGGATTCTTGTACCTCCGTCGCAACAACCTCGAGTTTCTGTACAACAAACAGATGTGGGCAGTGGCAGCTGTCTTCTTCTGCTTTGCGATGGTCTCGGGACAGATGTGGAACCAGATCAGAGGCCCACCGTTCTTCCACAGGACTAAAAACGGGCCAGTTTACATCAATGGTGGATCCCATGGACAGTTTGTGCTGGAGAGTTACATAGTTGCGATTTTAA ATGGGGCAGTGGTAGTTGGAATGATCCTAATGATAGAAGCGGCGGGAGGCGTCAAGAACGAACCGGCGCGCGCTCCGGCTGAAGGCAAGAGGCGCCGCTTCCAGTCCGTGGTCGGGCTAGTTCTAGTCTGCGTGTTCTTCTCTCTACTTCTGTCTGTGTTCAGAGCGAAAACACAGGGGTATCCTTACAG TTTCCTGTTCAAGTAA
- the LOC135073411 gene encoding polyprenol reductase, translating into MLNILDIAFLGLASAVTFTGFLINNFEKHVPAFIIKGFRYGSFAYKGSDANFLQLIEIPKSWYRHFYLFATCFGSVTLIYIFAVYYLDYGVHKYVSFFLRIFLEQDEPSVSATAVMIVMSLLMVQCVRRFYETYFVQVFAKSSRMNLSHYLAGIIHYFACFVAAVGQGPLFCGSQNRENVNWNDTPTKVLAGPCIAVFLWAWYEQYQSNLIFANLRKDKKSGEVVTEDHGLPKGRMFQYVSSPHRMCELLMYTVLLLLIPTKTFFCIYLWVLANQIQTAIQAHEWYKKTFKNYPKERNAIFPHVL; encoded by the exons ATGTTAAATATCCTGGACATAGCGTTCTTAGGATTGGCTTCTGCAGTGACTTTTACGGGTTTTCTCATTAATAACTTCGAGAAACATGTGCCGGCGTTCATAATTAAGGGGTTTAGGTACGGTAGTTTCGCCTACAAAGGTTCTGATGCGAATTTCCTACAGTTAATTGAGATACCTAAGTCATGGTACCGACATTTTTATCTATTCGCTACGTGCTTCGGAAGTGTTACTCTAATTTACATATTTGCTGTTTATTACCTGGACTACGGTGTGCACAAATACGTCTCGTTCTTCTTGAGGATATTCCTAGAGCAGGATGAACCTTCAG TGTCCGCAACGGCAGTGATGATAGTAATGTCTCTGCTCATGGTGCAATGTGTGAGAAGGTTCTACGAGACGTACTTCGTGCAGGTGTTCGCCAAGTCCAGTAGAATGAACTTGAGCCACTACTTGGCGGGAATCATTCATTACTTTGCTTGCTTTGTGGCAGCTGTGGGGCAAGGGCCTCTGTTTTGTG GTTCCCAAAACAGAGAAAATGTAAACTGGAATGACACACCAACCAAAGTCTTGGCTGGTCCATGCATAGCCGTTTTTCTCTGGGCCTGGTACGAACAATACCAAAGCAACTTGATTTTTGCAAACTTGAGAAAAGACAAGAAGTCCGGTGAAGTGGTCACAGAAGACCATGGACTGCCCAAAGGGAGAATGTTTCAATATGTGTCTAGTCCACACAGGATGTGCGAGTTGTTGATGTATACAGTTCTCCTGCTTTTGATCCCAACTAAGACATTTTTCTGCATTTACCTGTGGGTTCTGGCAAATCAG aTACAAACAGCTATTCAAGCACATGAGTGGTATAAGAAGACATTCAAGAATTACCCTAAGGAAAGGAATGCTATTTTCCCTCATGTTCTATGA